A single region of the Kryptolebias marmoratus isolate JLee-2015 linkage group LG10, ASM164957v2, whole genome shotgun sequence genome encodes:
- the LOC108237547 gene encoding kelch domain-containing protein 1: MSSCVEPAAERRCSELVARERSGHTAVVLEELLYVWGGYMSVGDEEVFLPSDEIWVYDLKGGVWEVFHMTGQVPSSMSGSCGCSLDGNLYIFGGCDDNGQTNQIYSVDLTDGKFTWKKIVQEFGSAPSPRDKLSCWVYNGKLIYFGGYGHKVLSDLNSRNRSFILDETSWVEDVFWGWNNEVHIFDPVQSSWTEPQTHGHPPAPRAAHAGATLGSKGYVCGGRVMETRTSDVHCLDLDSWTWSEINPLSDVPVGRSWHTLTAVSDTTMFLFGGLSVNCKPMSDGWLFDVETKTWREFEHPFKHKPRLWHTACASKDSDVIVFGGSCDYILLVDTGHCNEALVFQTQPYPLFRICEDYVAKNVRNSEKLRNQLPLLPPKLLKALQRRISFYRPSKKQNTS; the protein is encoded by the exons ATGTCTTCCTGCGTGGAGCCCGCAGCAGAGCGGCGCTGCTCGGAGCTGGTGGCCCGGGAGAGGAGCGGACACACGGCCGTGgtgctggaggagctgctgtaTGTGTGGGGAGGCTACATG tcgGTTGGTGATGAGGAGGTTTTCCTTCCCAGTGATGAAATCTGGGTCTATGACTTAAAAGGAGGAGTATG GGAGGTGTTCCACATGACAGGTCAGGTCCCGTCCTCCATGTCTGGGAGCTGCGGCTGCTCGCTGGATGGAAACCTGTACATATTTGGGGGCTGCGACGACAACGGGCAGACCAATCAG ATTTACAGTGTCGACCTGACAGATGGTAAATTTACGTGGAAGAAAATCGTGCAAGAGTTTGGCTCTGCTCCTTCACCTCGAGACAAACTGTCCTGCTGGGTTTATAATGGAAA GCTGATCTACTTTGGAGGGTATGGCCACAAAGTCCTGAGTGATTTAAACAGCAGGAACAGAAGCTTCATCCTCGATGAAACATCATGG gtgGAAGATGTGTTTTGGGGCTGGAACAATGAAGTTCATATATTTGACCCCGTTCAATCCAGCTGGACTGAACCACAAACTCAT GGTCATCCTCCTGCTCCCAGGGCGGCACACGCCGGCGCTACCCTCGGAAGCAAGGGATACGTATGCGGCGGCAGAGTGATG GAAACCAGGACGAGCGACGTCCACTGTCTGGATCTGGACTCTTGGACGTGGTCTGAAAT AAATCCCCTGTCCGACGTTCCGGTGGGCAGATCTTGGCACACGCTCACGGCCGTGTCCGACACCACCATGTTCCTGTTTGGGGGCCTCAGTGTGAACTGTAAACCGATGA GTGATGGCTGGTTGTTTGACGTTGAAACAAAGACGTGGAGAGAGTTCGAGCATCCCTTTAAGCATAAGCCGAG GTTGTGGCATACAGCGTGTGCGAGCAAAGACTCGGATGTGATCGTGTTTGGTGGAAGTTGTGACTACATCCTCCTCGTCGACACC GGCCACTGCAATGAAGCACTTGTTTTCCAGACGCAGCCGTACCCTctgtttag GATTTGTGAGGATTACGTTGCAAAGAATGTGAGAAACTCGGAGAAGCTCAGAAACCAGCTTCCTCTTCTACCTCCCAAACTTCTCAAGGCACTCCAGAGGAGGATATCCTTCTACAGGCCTTCAAAGAAGCAAAATACCAGTTAA